A stretch of Octopus bimaculoides isolate UCB-OBI-ISO-001 chromosome 23, ASM119413v2, whole genome shotgun sequence DNA encodes these proteins:
- the LOC106869931 gene encoding uncharacterized protein LOC106869931, with protein MLDFRELEYQTAKQEDSYEVEKKTSLEYLMEALHISKGKTKLGDLEDWYRIQKSMISDEVSSDSMLVISREIFSESLTSKYSEKEVSKDEEDQEKGDQEDEVKESAADVSVKCVVFKDVSPIIYLEPIEDLVETPCDESEVSYLDSIQNLDQLAALVTVATFKSALAMLGSSSEERIMSDLASEPCLSKLNTFHFSITADKLNKKRTFDVLEDDEEAENKTGSKDANQEETTLPSNLEEDITPSENLEDVTPSTNLQQDVTPSNNVETPSNNLEQDVTPSNNLEQDVTPSNNLEQDVTPSNNLEQDVTPPNNLEQDVTPPNNVETPSSNLEDVTPSNNLEQDVTPLNNVETPSNNLEQDVTPSKNMEENPIPLNHVQENVLPQLDETDGTSSYSLGKAKTEPNIHMKHPVKRSSLPIDATSSEILGNIYSQSDLEEEPSWEDIIPEENESDAMNAEPLGTYTMETHEDFSNFYNFLKGTTGEKYWNLWVNVDRIKLMKTDIQKQM; from the exons ATGTTGGATTTTCGAGAGCTTGAGTATCAGACAGCAAAACAGGAGGATAGTTATGAGGTCGAGAAAAAAACATCTTTAGAATATCTAATGGAGGCTCTGCACATTTCAAAAGGTAAAACCAAACTAGGAGATTTGGAAGACTGGTACAGAATACAGAAATCTATGATATCAGATGAAGTGTCATCTGATTCCATGCTTGTCATATCAAGAGAAATTTTCTCTGAATCCCTCACGAGTAAATATAGTGAGAAGGAAGTTTCTAAAGATGAAGaagatcaagaaaagggagatcAAGAGGATGAAGTAAAGGAATCTGCTGCAGATGTCTCAGTTAAATGTGTGGTTTTCAAAGACGTGTCTCCGATAATCTACTTGGAACCTATTGAAGATTTAGTCGAGACGCCATGCGACGAATCTGAAGTGAGTTATTTGGATTCGATTCAGAATTTAGACCAACTTGCTGCGTTGGTGACGGTGGCAACTTTTAAAAGTGCTTTGGCTATGTTAGGCAGTAGTTCAGAAGAGAGGATTATGTCTGATTTAGCTTCAGAACCGTGTTTGTCGAAACTGAACACCTTCCATTTCAGTATTACAGCCGATAAGCTGAATAAAAAAAGGACGTTTGATGTGCTGGAAGATGACGAGGAAGCGGAAAACAAAACTGGGAGCAA aGATGCAAACCAGGAAGAGACCACACTACCTAGCAACCTTGAAGAAGATATAACACCATCAGAGAATTTAGAAGATGTAACACCATCAACCAATCTGCAACAAGATGTAACACCATCAAACAATGTTGAAACACCATCAAACAATTTGGAACAAGATGTAACACCATCAAACAATCTGGAACAAGATGTAACACCATCAAACAATCTGGAACAAGATGTAACACCATCAAACAATCTGGAGCAAGATGTAACACCACCAAACAATCTGGAACAAGATGTAACACCACCAAACAATGTTGAAACACCATCAAGCAACCTGGAAGATGTAACACCATCAAACAATCTGGAACAAGATGTAACCCCATTGAACAATGTTGAAACACCATCAAACAATCTGGAGCAAGATGTAACACCATCAAAGAATATGGAAGAAAATCCAATACCATTAAACCATGTTCAAGAAAATGTGTTACCACAACTTGATGAAACTGATGGAACTTCATCATATAGTCTTGGAAAAGCTAAAACAGAACCAAATATTCATATGAAGCATCCAGTTAAGAGAAGTAGTCTCCCTATTGATGCGACATCATCAGAAATTCTTGGAAATATTTACTCTCAAAGTGATCTTGAAGAAGAGCCATCATGGGAAGACATTATTCCTGAAGAGAACGAATCCGATGCGATGAATGCGGAACCGTTGGGTACCTACACAATGGAAACCCATGAAGATTTCAGTAACTTCTACAACTTTTTGAAAGGAACTACGGGTGAGAAATACTGGAACCTTTGGGTCAATGTTGATAGAATAAAATTGATGAAAACTGACATTCAAaagcaaatgtaa
- the LOC106869932 gene encoding uncharacterized protein LOC106869932, which translates to MEVSQTPRIYMVETEEKEAPESKLYPPHILRLPPQMKRIGTRRTHLLSSLQNCGNYGNNAFNNLEKTKKEENDGSNEDKVKEGQTPMPKTKNKLNPPVPKVFVPRTTRDLPMLPEMTPATVETVGESNIGWTQRQHPMPKVVKVNRIIGALDHVVDPWTGQLEDHMGSTKIKLVNTLLVALRKESKCGNYFENFLTKCKNKLALNCLYLWHNIEKFLQIFYTQPVNMFRICRYAKFIYSKFIANGSPFTVRAGPKVMLLIWQNLDAPVGDMFDEAVEHILIILSKFWHRLLLEESWIYRKINH; encoded by the exons ATGGAAGTTTCTCAGACACCCCGGATTTACATGGTAGAAACTGAAGAAAAGGAAGCACCGGAATCAAAG cttTATCCTCCTCATATTTTGCGATTACCTCCCCAAATGAAAAGAATCGGGACGCGTCGAACACATTTACTTTCATCTTTGCAAAATTGCGGAAATTATGGGAATAATGCTTTTAACAATTTGGAGAAAACAAAGAAGGAGGAGAATGATGGAAGCAACGAAGATAAAGTCAAGGAGGGACAAACGCCAATGCCTAAGACCAAAAACAAATT AAACCCACCTGTTCCGAAAGTGTTCGTTCCCAGAACGACACGAGATCTACCAATGCTTCCCGAGATGACTCCTGCAACGGTAGAGACAGTCGGCGAGTCCAATATCGGATGGACACAAAGACAACATCCGATGCCCAAAGTGGTGAAGGTGAATCGAATCATTGGTGCACTGGACCACGTTGTGGACCCATGGACAGGTCAGTTAGAAGACCACATGGGCAGTACAAAAATAAAGCTAGTAAACACTTTATTGGTGGCTCTGAGGAAGGAGAGTAAGTGTGGCAATTACTTtgagaacttcttaaccaaatgcaaaaataag CTTGCACTCAACTGTCTCTACCTTTGGCATAACATCGAGAAATTCTTGCAAATCTTCTACACTCAACCAGTCAATATGTTTCGTATCTGCAGATATGCCAAA TTTATTTATTCGAAGTTCATTGCAAATGGCAGTCCATTCACTGTCCGTGCTGGACCAAAAGTTATGTTACTTATATGGCAGAACCTAGATGCACCAGTCGGGGACATGTTTGATGAAGCGGTAGAACATATACTCATCATTTTATCAAAATTCTGGCACAGACTTCTACTGGAAGAAAGCTGGATTTATAGAAAA